The Aliidiomarina minuta nucleotide sequence GATGGCTTACAGACTGACGAGTTGTGTCCTTGTAACCGTCCATTAGGCGGCGACACGCTGTAACTCTACTTTCCTGACAGGGGGGATTTTAGCCCCCCTGTATATGGCTGCTAAGCCGATGTTAAATTTTGTGAGCGGAGAAATTTTTATGACTATTGCTGATTACAAACAAGAGCTTGGTAGTCACAGCAAGGACACCAAGCTGAATTTATCGAATTTATTCAGTAACGTAGACGCTTCAGGCATGACACCTGATCAATTCTACGGTACTGCATTGTCACTGGCTTACACTTTGAATGACGCTGAACTTATTGCGGCAATCGAAGCTGAGGCTGCTGATAAAATTGAAGCCAATGTGATTGAAGCGGCAAAACTGGCTGCTTCATTGATGGCAATGAACAATATTTATTATCGCTTTATCCATTTATCAAGCGACAAGCAATTCGCCAAGTTACCTGCTGGTCTGCGCATGAACGGCATGGCGAATCCAGGCGTAGATAAGGCCGATTTTGAGCTGTATTCGTTAGCGGTATCGGCGCTTAACGGTTGCGGTATGTGCATTGATGCACATGTTAAAACCCTGCTTGACCATAACGTGTCTGCTCAGGCAATTCAGGCTTCTGTGAAACTAGCCGCTGTATTAAATTCAGCAAAAGTTTCTCGCTCCCTGTCATAATCCTGCAATACCCGGGGATTATGCTTCGCAGACTTCCCTGGGAACGGTTGTTCCCCAAAACACCGTGAACCTTTTGCCCGCCTCCCCCGGCGGGCTTTTTTTTGGCGTTAAAACAGTAGCCTGGGTAGCTCAATTTGTAAGCTTTTGGTAGAATCCGTTGGTACATAACCTGCCGCTGCCTGAATGAGGATAATTAAATGAATTATTTTGCCCGCCGGATGCTTTTTGCACTCTCTTTTATTGTTCTCAGCGCTTGCAGTCAGGAACCTGAGCCGCAGAACCTGCGTGGCAATATCTTTGGCACCTTCTTTGAAGTTTCGGTAGGTGCCCAGCATGAGATAGATAAAGATTCGCTGGAAAGCGGTATCATGCAGGTTCTGAATGAGGTTGACCGACAGATGTCTAATTACCGGGAAGATTCCGACCTCAACCGTATCAATAACGCAGAGTTGCATCAGCCGGTTTCGGTACCTGCTGATTTATTTTATGTTTTGCAAAAAAGTGAACAGGTAGCTCAAATGTCTGGCGGCGCTTTTGATCATACCGTGGGCAGTTTGATTAACCTGTGGGGTTTTGGTCCAGATGGACGGGTTGAAACCGCCCCGCCTCAGGAAGCCCTGGACCGGGAATTGGAACGTGTTGGATATCACTATGTGATTTTGGATGAAGACGCGCAAACGGTAAAAAGAACCAGTGATTTGAGTATCAGTCTTTCAGCCATAGCCAAGGGTTTTGGTTCGGACGCGGTAAGTCAGTACTTGCTTGAACAGGGCATTGATAATCACCTGGTCAATATTGGCGGCGATATTATGTCTAAGGGTAAGCGGGCGCCGGGTCAAAACTGGCGTATTGGCATAGAGGCACCTAACGATACGCAACAGATGGTACGCCATATTTTACCCATTGAAGATACAGCTATGGTTAGTTCTGGTGATTACCGCAATTACTTTGAAGAAGATGGTGTGCGTTATTCGCATACAATAGACCCTACAACCGGTTATCCTATCGCTCATAACTTAGCTGCTGTGACTGTGTTGACTGACAATGCAACACTGGCGGACGGCTATGCTACGGTACTTATGGTAAAGGGTGTGGAGCAAGGTGTTGAGTTCGCTGATAAATATGATTTCGCAGCGCTTTTTATAGTGCGGAGTGAAGAAGGATTTGAAACTATAGTTTCAGAACGCTTTCAACGTGAACATGCAGAGCAAATGAGTGCCCCGCGAGTACAATAAAAAGAAACACTGCCTGCAATAAAGGAAGCCTGTTATGACTTATGTAGAAGGGTATGAGAACCTGATTGAGCTGGTAGCTGCTGGTGATCAGGACGCATTACGACAAGCGTTGAATGAAATGCCCTCTGCTGACGTCGCTGAGTATATGGACGAGCATTTTGAGGTCTACAGTACATTAACCTTAATGCAGCTTTTGGAACCCGCTCAGCAGGCTGAAGTATTCGGTTACTTAAGACCTAACAATCAACAGGAAATTGCCTCCCACATGGAAGTGGGTCTGCTGGCTCAGCTTTTTCGGGATATGTCCTCGGATGAGCGGGCGGATGTTTACGCTTTACTGGATATTAAATTACAGGATGCGTTGATGCGACGTTTGGCGCGTTCTGAGCGGGAAGATTTGTTGCGCCTGGCTAGCTACGAAGAAGGTACCGTAGGCTCGGTGATGACCTCAGACTATGCCACCGTTCCTACCGGTTCAACTGTTGAACAGGCATTAAAGAAGTTACGCCAGAGTGCTCCTGAAAAAGAAAGTATCTATCAGGC carries:
- a CDS encoding FAD:protein FMN transferase, which produces MNYFARRMLFALSFIVLSACSQEPEPQNLRGNIFGTFFEVSVGAQHEIDKDSLESGIMQVLNEVDRQMSNYREDSDLNRINNAELHQPVSVPADLFYVLQKSEQVAQMSGGAFDHTVGSLINLWGFGPDGRVETAPPQEALDRELERVGYHYVILDEDAQTVKRTSDLSISLSAIAKGFGSDAVSQYLLEQGIDNHLVNIGGDIMSKGKRAPGQNWRIGIEAPNDTQQMVRHILPIEDTAMVSSGDYRNYFEEDGVRYSHTIDPTTGYPIAHNLAAVTVLTDNATLADGYATVLMVKGVEQGVEFADKYDFAALFIVRSEEGFETIVSERFQREHAEQMSAPRVQ
- a CDS encoding carboxymuconolactone decarboxylase family protein; this translates as MTIADYKQELGSHSKDTKLNLSNLFSNVDASGMTPDQFYGTALSLAYTLNDAELIAAIEAEAADKIEANVIEAAKLAASLMAMNNIYYRFIHLSSDKQFAKLPAGLRMNGMANPGVDKADFELYSLAVSALNGCGMCIDAHVKTLLDHNVSAQAIQASVKLAAVLNSAKVSRSLS